The segment CTTCTAAAAATAGCTTTTACATCAAACCCTTCGGTAGAAGAAGAAGTATGAATGACTTTGCCAAAGAACATAACCATGAGCACTCTCTTTTCTCCCCTTCAAATCAAAAGCATACAGCTAAAAAATAGAATTGTCGTTTCTCCCATGTGCCAATACTCCAGCCAGGACGGGTTCGCAAACGACTGGCACCTGGTGCATTTGGGAAGCCGGGCTGTGGGTGGCGCAGGTTTGATTTTACTGGAAGCCACCGCTGTTTCGCCGGAAGGCCGCATTACACCAGATGATCTGGGTATCTGGAAAGACGAGCACCTCCCTGAACTGAAACGGATTGTCTCGTTCCTGGAGGCAAACGGTTCAGTAGCCGGTATCCAATTAGCCCATGCTGGTCGCAAAGCCAGCCACCGTGCCCCCTGGAAAGGAGGAAACGCGCTGCACCCCGGCGAAGAAGGTGCCTGGACTACTGTAGCGCCCAGTGCCATTCCGTTTCAGGAAGGTGGCATCACACCTGTGGCACTGGACCAGGAAGGTATCCGGAAAGTGCTGGCAGATTTTAAAGCGGCGGCAGCCCGAGCTTTAGAGGCCGGTTTTAAAGTGGTAGAGATTCACGGCGCCCATGGTTATCTTCTGCACGAGTTCTTTTCGCCGCTCAGCAACCACCGCACTGATGCCTACGGCGCCTCCTTTGAAAACCGGGTCCGGTTGCTTCTGGAAGTAGTGGATTCTGTGCAGGAAGTCTGGCCAGCAGAGTATCCGCTGTTTGTAAGAATCTCGGCTACTGACTGGACGCCAGATGGCTGGAACGAAGAAGACTCTGTTGCTTTGGCCAGGTTGCTGAAAGAGAAAGGCGTAGATTTAATTGACACCTCCACGGGCGGAAACGTACCCAAAGTACGCATTCCTGTAGGGCCTGGCTATCAAGTTCGTTTTGCTGAGAAAATCAAAAAAGAGGCCCAAATCATGACTGGCGCTGTGGGCATGATCACCACTGCGCAGGAAGCGGAAGAAATCATTTCCAGCGGCCAGGCAGATGTGGTGCTCCTCGCCCGCGAATTGCTCCGCGACCCCTATTTCCCACTGCGGGCTGCCAAACAACTAGGCGTAGAACTGGAATGGCCAGCTCAATACCAAAGAGCCAGAGATTAATCTATGGTTGTGTGCCAATCAAAGGATAAAAAACTAACATTCCCTTTTTCAAACTTTTGGCCGAAGCCTCGGCTGGCTGGCAAAGGAAGCAGAACTTTGTCCGCCAGCCGAGGCGGGGCCTTGCGGCCGTGAGCACTTACCGCCGAAATTGGAACTGCAAAGCTCAGTTACTTTGAAAGGACGTAAACCTGCTTTACAACTTATAAGCTTGACGGGCCAAAAGCCTCCAGTCGCCACCTTCTTTTGCCCACACCAGCAGCACACCCAATTTCACAGTTCCGGGCTTGTCGCTGTCATTGGTCTGCCCAGATAATTGGTGCCGAACAATGGCTGTTTTGCCCGTCACCTGAACGGTTTGGTTTGCCAGGTCAATGCTTATGAAGTCAGATTGACCACTTACAATGGCTTGCACGAAGGCGGCTTTGTCTTCCAGTTTGCCGCTGGAATGCCCATAACTCAGGCTGTTTGAAGTAACCGCTTCCAGGTCCTTGCGCTCTCCAGAGATCATAGCTTGCTTCAGTTTTTCTACGGCAGCGGCTACCTTCTTTTCCTCTTTAGATTGTGCCTGCACCAACAGGCTAAGCATCATACATAAGCCCAAGAGGGCAACTACTTTCTTAGTCATACACGTATGGGTTAGGGTTCTTTCCAAGATTTTCTGCCGGAAGCGTCATTACAAGACACCTCAAGATAGGCATACTTTCCATGCGAAACAGCGTCTATCTGTTTTAAGGCTGTTTTCCGGATACCACCTGCGTTTCAGACTTCAGAAAATCTCAGAGCTTTAGGGGAGGCTCAGCGTCTGGGTTCCAGACCTGGTAAGCCAGTTCATTCAGGGCCAAGCGAGCATAGCGGAAACCTTCCGCCAGTTGGTGATAGATCTGGGACAGCTCTAATTGAGAGGCCAATTTGTGGTGGGCAGCAGTACGGAAACTGGTGCGGCCTACCTCTTCATAAAAGGAAAAGTCTGGGGCTCCGCGCTGTTGCCGGCGTTCAATCCAGGCCCTGAACATACCCGACAGAAAAAGCGCATAATTTCCGATGTGCACCCGAATCAAAAAAGCCTCGGCAGCCGATGCGGTAGTTAAAGCCTCCAGCATCTCCGCAATGTAATGGAATTGGTGCGGCAGTTTCTCATGGGGTGAGTGCATGCTTTGCACCGTAGAAAATCTCCAGAGAAGCGCACCCAGGTAATCGGCCAGGTCACGGTCTTCTATGCCTTGTCGGCGCAGCGCCGTGCGGGCCAGTACATAAAAGTATAGCTGTTGTGATACTTCCACGTGCCCTTTCTTAGAAGACAAGGTCTTTGCCAGCACCTCGTTGTCCAGCATTTCATCTCGGCACTCGGGATCACTCAGCAACTCCACCAAACTTACCTGACTTCCTTTTCTGGATAGGACCCGCGCCACAAACTCAAAATCTGCGGCCGTAAACTGGGCCCGGCAATTTGCTAATACCATGGGTCTCGCTCCTTTCCATTGACTCCTGTAAAACTTCGGATTGAATTCTGGCTAGATGAGCACGCCAGATTTTCTTTTGTTATAAAAACGAAGCCCTATTTTAGAAAGTTATCGCGCAAGGGCTAAATATATTTTATCTGACGTTTAGAGGTGCATTGCTAAAAATCGGCGTTAAACCTACCTCCTACTTTTTGGGCTGCTCTCTGTATTAACGATTCTTATTTAGTGCATATTTAATTATCGGGGCAGTACCTGATTGTTTCAGGGCTCCTTTCACAAAAACAGACCTGAAACAAAAAGCCCTGCTGGATTATCTCCAACAGGGCTTTGATTATAGATTCCTATGAGGTTATCCGATGGCCTGCTCCAAATCGGCGACCAAATCTTCTACATCTTCAATGCCTACGCTTAACCTGATGAGCGAGTCAGACAAACCGCCTTTCAGACGCTCTACCTGCGGAATGCTGGCGTGCGTCATGGTAGCGGGGTGTCCGCATAATGATTCTACGCCGCCCAAGGATTCTGCCAACGCAAAATAATGCAGTTTCTCCAGTACCTGGATTGCATCTTCCATCCGATCACCTTTCAACTCAAAAGAGATCATCCCCCCGAAATCGCGCATCTGCTCTTTGGCAATCTGGTGGTTAGGATGATCTTCAAAGCCTGGCCAGAACACTCTACCCACTTTAGGGTGTTGACGCAGGTAGTCGGCAACGACTCTTCCGTTCTCACAGTGGCGCTGCATGCGTACGTGCAGGGTCTTCAAGCCTCTTAGCACTAGGAAACAGTCCTGCGGACCTGGAGTGCCACCGCAGGCGTTCTGGATGAAGGCCAGGCGTTGGGCCAGTTCATCGTCCTGTACCACAATGGCGCCCATCACCACATCTGAGTGACCGGCCATGTACTTGGTTAGGGAGTGCATGACAATATCAGCGCCTAAATCAATCGGAGTTTGCAGGTACGGTGTGGAGAAGGTGTTGTCCACCACCAGCAGCAGGTTTCGTCTTTTGCAGATTTCGGCAGCACCTTTGATGTCAATTATGTTAAGGAGCGGGTTAGTGGGCGTTTCTACCCAAATCATTTTGGTGTTCTCCGTTACATACTGGTCTATGTTACTGATTTCGGCCATAGACACAAACTGGAACTTGATGCCATACTCCTGAAATACCTTGGTGAAGATGCGGTAGGTACCACCGTACAGGTCGTTTGTAGCAATCACCTCATCGCCGGGTCTCAACATTTTGATGATGCAGTCAGTAGCTGCCATACCTGAGGCAAAGCAGAGGCCATGCTTGCCGTTTTCCAGGGCAGCCAACGCATTTTGCAGCGCAGTTCTAGTAGGATTATGCGTACGGGAATACTCATAGCCGTTGTGGTCTCCGGGAGAGCGCTGCACATACGTGGAGGTTTGGTAAATGGGCGTCATGATGGCGCCAGTGGTAGGATCTGGCTCTACGCCAGCGTGTATGGTCTTGGTTCCGAATTTCATAGGGTCTTATACGGTGGTATGGATGCAAGTTAGAAAAATGGATGCAAGTTTCCAGTTTGTCTAAACTCAGCGGTTGGAGCGTATTTCCCGTACTTTGGTAGAAATACCCGATATTCGTCGCGCTTATGTGGAAGAAACTCCTGGAACAAAATACTGGTACGCTTCTTTACTCTTTATTGCTTGTTGTAATTCCAGTGCTGGCCAGTTCCGGTCTGGCACTTTGGCTGTATCATAATACTGCCTTGTTAGAATCCCTTTCGCCATTACAGCAAATTTTCTACTTTTTGGTGGTTTCCCTTACCATGGCGTTTGCCATTACCCCAACTACGTTTGTTGCATTGGCTACAGGCTTCTTCTTCGGGTGGACTGCTTTCATAGGAGTGGTAGTCTCTTATGGGTTTGCTGCCCTCATTGGCTACACGGTGGCAAAACTTATTGACCATGGAAAGATGACCACCTTCCTACATCAGTTCCCTAAAGCGGAAGGCGTAATGAACGAGCTCCGCGAACAAAGCATGAGTTTGATTATCCTGACCCGCATTTCCCCGGTTCTGCCGTTCGCATTTATGACCTTTGTATTGTCGTTAGTGCAGGTACCCCGCGGACGATTCCTGCTGGCCAGTATGCTGGGAATGTTGCCGCGTACGATCTTCTTCTTCTGGATGGGCACCCAGGCCCAAGACTTGCTGGCCCTCTTGCAAGACCCAAACGCTGGCACGTCTGGCAAGCTTTTATTGGGTGCACTGGTGGTGATTTCTTTGGGAGGCTTGTATTTCTTACTCAACCATGCCATCAAAAAAGCCTTATCCAGAAGCAGATAGCATTTTTTTGAAGATTTTTTTGAGCTAAGTCTTGCGCAACACCGTAAAAGCATCTACCTTTGCATCACTAAATAACTGGTCACGTAGCTCAACTGGATAGAGCATCTGACTACGAATCAGAAGGTTTGGGGTTCGACTCCCTACGCGACCACAGCAAGTAAATAAAAGCCCTGTAAGAAAAACTTACAGGGCTTTTTGTTTTTACAGGTTCGACGGATAGATGCTTTTTTGAGGCTAATATTATGTATTCCCTTTTTCAATAGCATAAACGTTTTGAGGATTGATTTCCAAATCAACCTTTAAAACTAAGAACCCATTGATCAGCTTAGTTTAAAGCCCAAAGGTTTGTGGTCACATCCTGGCTCATACTAAGCTGCAAAACTTAGTTCAACCTGCTATTCCAGGACGAACACCTTACGGCTGTAGCTACCCTTTGTAGTTTTTAATTCTATGATATGAAAGCCTTTTGAGAAACGTATGGTAGGTTCATTCTTGTACACTTCTATGGTTTCTTGCTTATTGCCTATCATGATGTAGGTGGAAATGCTCACTGGTGTTTCATCAGTTGTAATAGCAAATCCATAAAATGATTGAGAAGATGCTGCTGATTTTGAGGCGATCACCTTTGAATATTCATATTTTCCATCAAAATCTACCTGTTTAAGGCGGTAGTATTTTGACTTGCTGTAGTCTTTATATGAGTAGTTCTTTACAGTACTGCTGCTTCCAGCTGATTTAACCTGTGCTATTTTGGTAAAGGTTTTACCATCACCGCTGCGCTCAACATCAAAATAATCAGAGTTGATTTCTGAGGCCGTACTCCATTCAATATGATTGTAATTGCTCTTTGTAGTGACAATGAATTTGGTGAGCGTGACAGGAAGCGGATTGTTACAGGCTATGAAAGGGGGCGCCATGGGAGTTAATACTTGCCTTGACACACCACTTCCTATGTTACTTCCACCTGTGTTATCGAACATCTCTCCGGTAGCAGAACTCGCGTCATAGAAAATCATTTCACCATCATTCGCACCATGCCCTATGCTACCGTTTCCTATACATTCGGTTCTGCCCGTGAAGTAGAAAGTGCCCTTCTTTCCATTGATGGTACAGCTTATCTTAATACCGGTACCCTCTATTCTGCCGTTATTTATGACATGAGCAGAGCCATTGGTGTGAATACCATTGTCTGTGTCAACATCATCAGCATTGAACTTTAAAAACCCGTTATTAGTAAGCAGTGTATTGATCCTGAATGTGTTGGTATTGACTAACATTGTACACTCATTCCGGATAAAGCCATTGTTGAAATTCACATTATCACCAACATAGAAGGGCGATAGAATAAACATGCTGTGGTTGGTAAGCTTTGTATTCTGTAAGTTTCCGAAAAACTCAAAGGTCCCAAAGTTAACGATCACATTATCTCTCCCACCTATCCTATCCCTCAATTTAAGGGTTCCATAGTTTATGATGGTCAGTTCGTTAAAGCCACCAGTGAAATCACAAACAGCTCCTGCTTCCACAATGATAACATCACCATTTGACAGGTTCAATTCCCCAGTGTGGTTACCAGTGTAGGTGTACGTGGTAGCGAAAGCGATATTCGCTACCAAAATTAGATGTAGAGTAAGTGTTGCTTTCATGATGTAGGTACATAAATAATATAATTTATTATTGTTTAATTGATATTAATAAGTTAACTACCTCAAAGCCGATAAGCAATAAAAAAGGGATAAACTATAGTCAATTACCCACTTTTTACTTACTAATGGGTATAAAAAAGCAAGCCAACTAAGTCAAGGTCTTCTGATCTACAGAAGAAATTGACTTAGTTGGCTTTAGCCTTAATTAAACTCTAATTCTAATTTGTGAGTGAAGAGAAGGGAATGGCCAACAAACAGATTAGTGAGAAACATACTCTTTTATCCGCATGACACCTCTGTTTGTCTTCGCTAAAGATACCATCAGACTCTCTGCCTAGAACAATTCCCCTGATCCGCAAGACAAGAGCTAAAGAATTGGGAGATCTGTTCAGGAGCTGGTCAATACAGGTTGACTTATCAGCTCCAGTAAAAAGGTGATACTGCTTCCTGTTTACAGAAGTTTACTTTTGTGAAGAAATCTGTGCAAACACACGTAAGCTCTGAACCACAATGCAATCAGGCCGGGTTCTGCTTCTTACACTCAATTAGCAAGTGAGGATACATTCTATATCTTCCCAGCAACTAAGTAAACTGCTTTTTAGTGGTGAATTCTCTTTAAGCATTTGCTTCTGGCATAGGTGCAAGTGTTGACCATTGGAATCAAAGAATTGACTGTGATGGGGTGATTAAGGAATGCTTTTTACACAGCACGGTGCGAATCAAAAAAATAGTTCTTCGACCTACTCTACTAACCCCAGCCAATTGTTTGGCACCCAGGAACGTCCTTTTTGCCTGAAATCAATGTTTGTAACCCAACTGGTACAATCTGATTTTACTAATGGTATTTGCCTTTCATCTTGATGTTTAACATTAAAAGGGTGGTACTTGGGGTTCTTAGTAAATCAAACACACCCTAGTAAAACACAATCTAAATCTCAGATAAATACTTAAAACTAAGTATTGTTTGAAGTAAATTACTTATAAATATTTACAGAATAAATTTAATAATTTCTACAAATCAAGTAGTGTTTCCTATTATATTTGCTTTGAAGCACTACTTACCTATTACTTAGTTTTACTACTTACCCATTACTTAGTTTTCTAGCTCTATTCACATAAAAAAGTCAAGTAGAAGACTTGGCAGCATTATTATTTGCCTTACAAAAGGCGTGGCTCTTCACTTTTTCAGGTGAAAATTTGAGGCCCCTGCTTCTGTAACAGGAAGCACCTGACATCATTACCATATATTAATCAACACCTTACAAAAACACATAGATAGATTATGTCTACTAAGGATTGCTGCGCCGTGTACAATCTTATAGACTAAAACAAAACTCAATTTTTAGGTACCACATGCAGAATCATTAAAAATTAAAATCACCATTAATCATTTATACCAAATTCCACCTAAACAAATCTTATGAAATTTACTTGTACAAGTATTACTCCCCCACTATCCACAAATCAAAGGCATACTGCTTCTAGAGCTTTTCACTGGTTCTGCGCTTTGTTAGGCTTTCTCTGGCTATGCCCCACCTCTGCCTTTCTTCAAGCTAAGCCCAAGGCGACCACCAGTTTCCACTCCAACACGTCCGTCGTCTTTACTGACGGTCCAAAATACACCCCGATAGATGTGTCAGCTATTGAAGCTTTGATAGGAAAGAAAGTCGTTAGCGTTGCTAAAGGCAATGGTCTACCAGCTGGACCACTAAGCTTGGAGAATTCTGAACACACACTTGCCCTCGCATTTGATGGAACTGTCTATTCTTGGGGAAATGGGAGGTATGGCCAGCTGGGTAGTGAAACCTATTATTCAGCTACCCCTCTTCAAGTGCTAGGCCTTTCCGGGATAAAGGCAATCGCCGCCGGTGGGTACCATTCGCTTGCCATTGGGGCGGACGGCTCTGTTTATGCCTGGGGCCTAAACGCGTCGGGCCAGATAGAATAAACGAACGTTCGAGTATACAATGTGCCGAAAAAGATAGAAGGGCTCTCCAACATAAAGGCTATCGCTGGAGGGGGCTTACACTCACTGGCCATGGACGGGGAAGGAAATGTCTTCTCCTGGGGAGAGGGCGGGAACAACCTTGATTTCTTTTATACTTATTACAACGGGCGAGGGCAATTAGCCCGTGTCCTTTCCAGTGCAAAAGCAATCGCGGCGGGTAATTACCATTCACTTGCCATTTTAGAGGATGGATCTGTTTATGAATGGGGGCATTATATGTCAACTCAAATGCAAGCCCTAAATCCAGGCCGTAAAGTACCATTTTGGTTTCCGCCAAGGGGAAACAAAGTACAAGGCCTCGGCGGGGTCAAAGCAATCTCTGCTGGCTCCTTCAATTCCCTAGCCTTGGGAATGGATGGCAAAGTATATGGGTGGGGCTATACCACAAAAGAGCATGAGGCAATAGGAACCATGCCATGGGGTGAGACGACTTCATATAGATACTCTGAGTACTCCTCGTCGTTTGCTGCAGTGCAGTTGGAGATACCGTTTCCCGCCTCATGCGTTGATCCCGTTGTTTCCTTTACTGCCTCACCAACAGTCTTAGGCTCTGCCACAACTTTTACGGATCTCACGACTAATGCGGCTCCTGATGCAGCCTATTCATGGGATTTCGATGGAGATGGCATAGCGGACAGCTACTCAAAGGGGAACGCAACCTTTACTTATCCAGCTCCTGGAACATACTCTGCGAGATTGACAGTAGGGAATGGAATCTGTGAACAAAGTTTCTCTTTACAAGTGAATGTGCAGGCTCCTCCTATCGCCTCATTCGTAACAGGAGGAGGGAAATTCCCTTCACCAGCTGGCGCCTACAAACCTGCCCCAGATACTAACCCAGCCATGCCGTATGTATCTCCCGCCGGGGAAGCTACTTTCAACTTGACTTCAAAATATGAGAAAGGAAACCTGACACCTATTGGAGCCACCCACATCAAATTCAAGCTGGCTAACATGAATTTTGAGAGCACCGCACAGGAGTGGTTGACTGTATCTGGCTCATTAGCTCAATACCAAGGATCAGGCAAAATTAACGGCACAGGCAACTACGGGTACCTGGTGATGGCCGTTGATGGGGATGGAAAAGGCAATGACAAGGGAGACCGGCTAAGGGTCAAGATTTGGGACAAGAGAACCGGCTTTATGGTTTACGATAACGAGAGGGAAGGAACTGCTGGAGGTGCCCCCTCCACTGCCATAACCCAAGGCTCCATTGTTATACACCAAGCTAACATTAAATCTATAGGGTCTAAAGCAGTAGCGACTTTAGAGCCATCTCTACAGTTGCACCAAAACATACCTAACCCTTTCAGCGGCAGCACTCACATAAATTTTGAGGTAAAAGAGAGCGCAGCAGTTTCCCTTAAAGTGTACAACCTCATGGGTCAAGAAGTGGCCACCTTATTCAATGGAACAGCCGAAGCAGGCAAATTGTATGAAACAACCTTACAGTCTGGCAACCTGGCCGGAGGAGTGTACTACTACACCCTATCCAATGGAGGCTGGAAAGTGACCAAACGTATGGTGTTGAACAAATAAGGCTTCAATTTTTGAATCATTTAACAGGGGCAGCTCTCATGGGCCGCCCCTGTTTCTTTTTACACTGAGCAATTTTTAGTGGAATACGTTTAAGCTAGATATCCTCTCTGACCAGAGTATACCTTAAAAGCTCTACTGTCTTTTTAGTTTAAATGAATCTCAACATGCTCTTGTCTGGTTATGCGGCCATCATTACCCTGGCTTGGGTTTGCGCCAGCATTTACTTATTAGTAAACTGCCGCAAAGTGCAATTCCTGAAAGATATGTCCCCAAATCTTAATATGGTTGAGCCGCGGGTGGCAATAATAGTTGCCGTAAAAGATGAGGAGGCAGAACTTGAGGAAGCATTGATCAGTGTCTGTCAACTGGATTATAAAAATTTAAGGATCATTGTGGTGAATGACCGCTCAACTGATAGAACTCCAGAAATCCTCCAAAAAATAGCGCAGGAAAACCCGGTCATCACAGTTATTACCATTGAAGAACTTCCCAAAGGATGGCTAGGCAAAAGCCATGCTCTGTACCAGGGCTACAAAGCATCGGCAGAGGAATGGCTTCTTTTCACCGATGCAGACGTCATCTTTGGCCGGCAAGCCTTAAAGAAAGCCATGCACTATGTAACCGAACACCAGTTAGATCACCTGGCGGTCTTGCCTGAAATAACTTCCCGCTCTGCTCTTTTCAAAGCCATGATGAGTACATTTTCCATGATGCTGGAGTTCAGGCAACGCCCCTGGGACATACGAAACCCTGCTTCCAAGGCATCCATAGGCATTGGTGCCTTTAACCTGGTCAGGCGTTCTGCTTACGAGAAAGCCGGTACCCATACTGCTTTTTCCCTTCGGCCAGACGATGACCTGAAACTGGGAGAACGTATAAAAGCAGCAGGTCTCCGGCCAGATGTGCTGTACGGCGAAAAAGAAGTGTCTTTGGAGTGGTATACCAGCCTGAATGAATTCGTGAACGGGCTCATGAAGAACACCTTTTCCATTTCAAACTACCATTTACCCACCGCCATAGGCATGGCCTTGGCTACCTTCCTGGTTTTTGTACTCCCCATGCCTTTTTTGCTGTTATCAGGCGGGTACAACTTCATCCTTGCTTTGGTCATGCTCACTTCCCAGATCTTCCTGATGCTTTTCAAACCCGGAATCCATGGTAAATGGTGGCACGCCCTCATGATTCCGTTTGCAGGAGCGGTGATCGTTTACATTCTCCTCAAATCGGCTTTTATCACAATAAAACAAGGTGGAATTTATTGGCGCGACAGCTTTTATCCTTTGGCAGAGTTAAAGAAGCAGCGATAAGAATGACGCAACCTTTCCAAATGCCTTTGGTTAGGGCACTTGACTTATTTAAGAGTACAAGCCATTTACCGGGGCTTTTTCGGAAACAAGGTTTATTCTACTTCTGGGGCAAAAACAACGTGAATTTAGTGCCCTCTCCTACCCGGCTGTTTACTTCTACGTGACCGCCCATGGCATCAAGATGGCTTTTAATCAAGAAGAGCCCCATTCCCCTACCCTCCTGTTCTGTGTGAAACCGTTTGTAAAGTTTAAAGATGTGGTCTTTCGCTTTGCCCATGTCAAACCCTGAACCGTTGTCTGAAAAGGAAATGACCATACTATTCTCATCGTATTCAAAGCACTTGATACATATCTCCAAACTTCGCTTCTCTGAGCGGTACTTGATGGCGTTTGAGAGTAAATTGTAGAAAATGCTGTGTAAATAGGCTTTGTTAGCTTTCACACTTCTGTCTTTCTCAACGTCAATGATCACCTTTGCTCCCGTGGAGGCAATTGGTTCTTTAAAGGATGACAGCGCCTGCTCAAAAACGCTGAGAATGTTTACCTGCTCTAACTCAAGGTTGCCTTTGCTATCTCTGATACCAAGAATGGTGTTCACGTCACGCAGAACGGCATCCAATTTGGCTATGCTCTGCCGCAGGAAAGAGAGCGATTTATCAAATACTTCTGAGTTTCGCTCCATATGCGTCAGGAGATCCACCAAACCCAAGGCGTTGGCCACTGGTCCTCTGAGGTTATGGGAAATAATGTAGGAGAATTGCTGTAAATCACTTCTTTGCCGGTATAGGTCGTTGGCCAGCTTTGATAGTTCCAGTTCAGAATGCTTCAGGGCTGTGATGTCTGTTTGCACGACCACATACCTGGTTAACTTTCCAGCTTCGTCAAAGGTGGGACTAATTTCCACGCTCACCCATAGGCCTTCCCCCTCTTTTGTGCGGTTCAGGACCTCAAAGGAAACTGGCTCTCCGCGGAGAAGTCTTCCATCTACGAACGCATAGATAGAGCTGTCTGTTTTAGGATGGTGGAGCAGTTCTGGTGGCCTCATGCCAACTGCCTCTTCTAAGGTATACCCGTGCAGCCTGGTGAAGCCTTCGTTCACCCATTCAATAATGCCCTTGTTGTCTAAAATCAGTACCCCGTTGTTTGACTTACTAGCCACCAATGATAGTTTCTCAAGCTCTTTCTGCGCGGACACCTTATCAGTAATGTCATCAAAATAAATGGACAGACCTTCTTCAGACGGATAGGCCTTTACCTGAAACCATTTGTCATGACCAGCGAGAAAGGTAGTGAAGCGCATGGTATTACCCGTTTTCATGGCGCGGTGATACTGGGCATACGACTCCCCACCCACTTCCTCCGGGAAGATCTCCCAGATACTTACCCCTATGTGCTTACTACTGTCAAAGGGAAGCAGACGCTCTGCTTCGCGGTTAAGGAAGGTGATTCGCCAGTCTTTATCAATGGTCAGAAAAGCATCAGTGATACTGGCGAGTGTAGTTTTTAGTTGTTGGGCCTGCCTCTGAATGGTTTTAAAGGCATGCACTTTAGAAGTGATGTCCTTGGCAATAGTTTGGGCACCTATTACCTCATCATTCACACAAACGGGGTACTTGATGGTATCAAACACCCGTTTTTCAAGGTCAAAAACTATCTCTACTTCTTTTCTGAGGGTACTGCCTAGAAAAACTTCCTCCAAAGAGAGCATGGCATCGGCAGCCAACTCCGGCGGCAAGAACGAAGCAGCAGTACGATTGATCGCCTCTTCATTGGAAACTTCCCAAACCTCACAGAAACTTTTATTTACCTCCGTTATAAGCCCCTCTCTGTTTTCCAGGAAAACAACATCTGGATTATTCTCAAAAAGGGCTTTGTACTTTTGCTCACTCTCCTCCATCCTGCGCCGGTGTTCCTCCAGTTCAGTAATGTCCCGGGCCACGCAGTAAAGCGTACTGTCCTCCTCTGACCACGCCGCAGACCATAAAATGGGGATTAC is part of the Rufibacter tibetensis genome and harbors:
- the namA gene encoding NADPH dehydrogenase NamA, whose protein sequence is MSTLFSPLQIKSIQLKNRIVVSPMCQYSSQDGFANDWHLVHLGSRAVGGAGLILLEATAVSPEGRITPDDLGIWKDEHLPELKRIVSFLEANGSVAGIQLAHAGRKASHRAPWKGGNALHPGEEGAWTTVAPSAIPFQEGGITPVALDQEGIRKVLADFKAAAARALEAGFKVVEIHGAHGYLLHEFFSPLSNHRTDAYGASFENRVRLLLEVVDSVQEVWPAEYPLFVRISATDWTPDGWNEEDSVALARLLKEKGVDLIDTSTGGNVPKVRIPVGPGYQVRFAEKIKKEAQIMTGAVGMITTAQEAEEIISSGQADVVLLARELLRDPYFPLRAAKQLGVELEWPAQYQRARD
- a CDS encoding nuclear transport factor 2 family protein, translated to MTKKVVALLGLCMMLSLLVQAQSKEEKKVAAAVEKLKQAMISGERKDLEAVTSNSLSYGHSSGKLEDKAAFVQAIVSGQSDFISIDLANQTVQVTGKTAIVRHQLSGQTNDSDKPGTVKLGVLLVWAKEGGDWRLLARQAYKL
- a CDS encoding cystathionine gamma-synthase; the protein is MKFGTKTIHAGVEPDPTTGAIMTPIYQTSTYVQRSPGDHNGYEYSRTHNPTRTALQNALAALENGKHGLCFASGMAATDCIIKMLRPGDEVIATNDLYGGTYRIFTKVFQEYGIKFQFVSMAEISNIDQYVTENTKMIWVETPTNPLLNIIDIKGAAEICKRRNLLLVVDNTFSTPYLQTPIDLGADIVMHSLTKYMAGHSDVVMGAIVVQDDELAQRLAFIQNACGGTPGPQDCFLVLRGLKTLHVRMQRHCENGRVVADYLRQHPKVGRVFWPGFEDHPNHQIAKEQMRDFGGMISFELKGDRMEDAIQVLEKLHYFALAESLGGVESLCGHPATMTHASIPQVERLKGGLSDSLIRLSVGIEDVEDLVADLEQAIG
- a CDS encoding TVP38/TMEM64 family protein; translated protein: MWKKLLEQNTGTLLYSLLLVVIPVLASSGLALWLYHNTALLESLSPLQQIFYFLVVSLTMAFAITPTTFVALATGFFFGWTAFIGVVVSYGFAALIGYTVAKLIDHGKMTTFLHQFPKAEGVMNELREQSMSLIILTRISPVLPFAFMTFVLSLVQVPRGRFLLASMLGMLPRTIFFFWMGTQAQDLLALLQDPNAGTSGKLLLGALVVISLGGLYFLLNHAIKKALSRSR
- a CDS encoding RCC1 domain-containing protein, with protein sequence MKFTCTSITPPLSTNQRHTASRAFHWFCALLGFLWLCPTSAFLQAKPKATTSFHSNTSVVFTDGPKYTPIDVSAIEALIGKKVVSVAKGNGLPAGPLSLENSEHTLALAFDGTVYSWGNGRYGQLGSETYYSATPLQVLGLSGIKAIAAGGYHSLAIGADGSVYAWGLNASGQIE
- a CDS encoding T9SS type A sorting domain-containing protein; this encodes MPKKIEGLSNIKAIAGGGLHSLAMDGEGNVFSWGEGGNNLDFFYTYYNGRGQLARVLSSAKAIAAGNYHSLAILEDGSVYEWGHYMSTQMQALNPGRKVPFWFPPRGNKVQGLGGVKAISAGSFNSLALGMDGKVYGWGYTTKEHEAIGTMPWGETTSYRYSEYSSSFAAVQLEIPFPASCVDPVVSFTASPTVLGSATTFTDLTTNAAPDAAYSWDFDGDGIADSYSKGNATFTYPAPGTYSARLTVGNGICEQSFSLQVNVQAPPIASFVTGGGKFPSPAGAYKPAPDTNPAMPYVSPAGEATFNLTSKYEKGNLTPIGATHIKFKLANMNFESTAQEWLTVSGSLAQYQGSGKINGTGNYGYLVMAVDGDGKGNDKGDRLRVKIWDKRTGFMVYDNEREGTAGGAPSTAITQGSIVIHQANIKSIGSKAVATLEPSLQLHQNIPNPFSGSTHINFEVKESAAVSLKVYNLMGQEVATLFNGTAEAGKLYETTLQSGNLAGGVYYYTLSNGGWKVTKRMVLNK
- a CDS encoding glycosyltransferase is translated as MNLNMLLSGYAAIITLAWVCASIYLLVNCRKVQFLKDMSPNLNMVEPRVAIIVAVKDEEAELEEALISVCQLDYKNLRIIVVNDRSTDRTPEILQKIAQENPVITVITIEELPKGWLGKSHALYQGYKASAEEWLLFTDADVIFGRQALKKAMHYVTEHQLDHLAVLPEITSRSALFKAMMSTFSMMLEFRQRPWDIRNPASKASIGIGAFNLVRRSAYEKAGTHTAFSLRPDDDLKLGERIKAAGLRPDVLYGEKEVSLEWYTSLNEFVNGLMKNTFSISNYHLPTAIGMALATFLVFVLPMPFLLLSGGYNFILALVMLTSQIFLMLFKPGIHGKWWHALMIPFAGAVIVYILLKSAFITIKQGGIYWRDSFYPLAELKKQR